The proteins below are encoded in one region of Mesoplasma melaleucae:
- the parE gene encoding DNA topoisomerase IV subunit B, translating to MAKEVKYDESDIQVLEGLEAVRKRPGMYIGSTDVRGLHHLVWEIVDNSIDEALAGYCTEINVTLEKNGSVTVADNGRGVPIGMHSIGKPTPEVIFSVLHAGGKFGGNGYKTSGGLHGVGSSVVNALSKKFKVTIYRDWLVNELEFINGGKLNIPLTEIGTTNRTGTVVNFLPDDSIFNTTKFNFITISERLKESALLNSGLKITITDKLNDKFVEYQFENGLVEFVKELASEFTHITEPVVITGETKRITSEICIQYTEDFYETILGFANNVKTGDGGTHITGFKTGLVRAINDYAKNNKLLKDKDPRLDSNDLREGLVAIVTVKIPEDLIEYEGQTKGKLGTPDAKIAVEQVTYDFMNFWLIENKVPATKIIEKAILARRAREEARKARQAIRDSKGKKTTRAMLGKLTPAQGRKKEINELYLVEGDSAGGSAKSGRDRTFQAILPLRGKVINSEKARLAELMKNEEIQTIITAIGAGIGQAFDVSDINYGKVIIMTDADTDGAHIQTLLLTFFYRYMKDLIINKHVFIALPPLYKLTFADRKFIYLWDEQELADFAKTSTKKYEIQRYKGLGEMNADQLWETTMNPAQRKLIVVTIEDALMAEKSFRTLMGEDAEKRKEWIQENVKFTLEDNDDAVILNEKQEIN from the coding sequence CAGGTCCTTGAAGGTTTAGAAGCTGTTAGAAAACGCCCGGGGATGTATATTGGTTCAACTGATGTCAGAGGATTGCACCACTTAGTATGAGAAATTGTAGATAACTCAATTGATGAAGCCTTAGCAGGATATTGTACAGAAATTAATGTAACTTTAGAAAAAAACGGAAGTGTTACTGTTGCTGATAATGGACGTGGAGTTCCAATTGGAATGCACTCAATAGGAAAACCAACACCTGAAGTTATTTTTAGTGTACTTCATGCTGGAGGAAAGTTTGGTGGAAATGGATATAAAACTTCTGGAGGACTTCATGGAGTTGGATCATCAGTTGTTAATGCTTTATCTAAAAAGTTTAAAGTAACAATCTATCGTGATTGACTAGTTAATGAACTTGAATTTATTAATGGAGGAAAATTAAATATTCCTTTAACAGAAATTGGAACAACAAATCGAACTGGAACAGTTGTTAATTTCTTACCAGATGATTCAATTTTTAATACTACAAAATTTAACTTTATAACTATTAGTGAAAGATTAAAAGAATCAGCTTTATTGAATTCAGGATTAAAAATTACAATTACAGATAAACTTAATGATAAATTTGTTGAATATCAATTTGAAAATGGATTAGTTGAATTTGTAAAAGAACTAGCAAGTGAATTTACTCATATAACAGAACCTGTTGTTATTACTGGAGAAACAAAAAGAATTACTTCTGAAATTTGTATTCAATATACAGAAGATTTTTATGAAACTATTTTAGGATTTGCAAATAACGTTAAAACTGGAGATGGTGGGACACATATCACTGGGTTTAAAACAGGATTAGTAAGAGCAATTAATGACTATGCTAAAAATAATAAATTATTAAAAGATAAAGATCCTAGATTAGACTCAAATGATTTAAGAGAAGGATTAGTCGCAATTGTAACTGTTAAAATTCCTGAAGACTTAATTGAATATGAAGGACAAACAAAAGGTAAGTTAGGAACACCAGATGCTAAGATTGCTGTTGAACAAGTAACTTATGACTTTATGAACTTCTGATTAATTGAAAATAAAGTTCCAGCAACTAAAATTATTGAAAAAGCAATTTTAGCAAGAAGAGCTAGAGAAGAAGCACGTAAAGCAAGACAAGCTATTCGTGATTCAAAAGGTAAAAAAACAACAAGAGCTATGTTAGGAAAACTAACTCCAGCGCAAGGTAGAAAAAAAGAAATTAATGAATTATATCTTGTTGAGGGGGACTCAGCTGGTGGAAGTGCGAAATCTGGAAGAGATCGTACATTCCAAGCTATTCTACCTTTAAGAGGAAAAGTTATTAACTCAGAAAAAGCTAGATTAGCAGAACTAATGAAGAATGAAGAAATTCAAACAATTATTACTGCCATTGGAGCTGGAATTGGTCAAGCATTTGATGTTAGTGATATTAACTATGGAAAAGTTATTATTATGACTGATGCTGATACTGATGGAGCACATATTCAAACATTGTTATTAACATTCTTTTATCGATACATGAAAGATTTAATTATTAATAAACATGTATTTATTGCTTTACCTCCATTATATAAACTAACTTTTGCAGATCGTAAGTTTATTTACTTATGAGATGAACAAGAATTAGCAGACTTTGCTAAAACATCAACTAAAAAATATGAAATCCAACGTTATAAAGGACTTGGAGAAATGAATGCTGATCAATTATGAGAAACAACAATGAATCCTGCACAGCGTAAATTAATTGTAGTTACAATTGAAGATGCATTAATGGCAGAAAAATCATTCAGAACACTAATGGGTGAAGATGCTGAAAAACGTAAAGAGTGAATTCAAGAAAATGTTAAATTCACTTTAGAAGATAATGATGATGCGGTCATCTTAAATGAAAAACAAGAAATAAACTAG
- the parC gene encoding DNA topoisomerase IV subunit A: MAKKIDNSNIEAEKGIISYALEDLMGERFGRYAKYIIQERALPDARDGLKPVQRRILYAMNELNLTFDKPYKKSARIVGEVIGKYHPHGDTSIYDAMVRMSQWWKLEMPLIDMQGNNGSIDGDSAAAMRYTETRLAKISDLMLDDINKNTVKFAPNFDDSEKEPTVLPSYFPNILVNGSTGIAAGYATNMPPHNLGEIIDATIKLIRTPNIRIDTILEIVKGPDFPTGGIVQGRNGIKDAFMTGKGKVIVSSKWHEENNNIIIDEIPYEVVKQDLVKKIGDVIDANPGLGILEVRDETDRNGLRIAIDLSDKANLDTVRKFLFKLTPLSISYNYNNVAIVNLQPKQLGIIDLILAYIAHYKEVFTFRTQFDLNKAEKRLEIILGLIKAMSILDKVIAVIRSSTNRTDSIENLITKFVFSQPQAAAIVDMRLYRLTSTDVVKLQSEKDELDVNIANLKAILNSEEVLDNEIINRLKEVKKQFPTPRRSVVEDTVENLDVEQKEVLVEKEFNLWISKDGYLKAIESKIINKNDSSAFGRKPNDMWIGAGEVNNLQHLILITNKGTYYSIPLYKLPMSKWRDIGVHVNTIATMVPSETIVSAFVVKEFSEALQQILITSKNGSIKRIPVKDLETKIFTRAFRIMKLDASDEIVSANLITSKTRTCGIITRNGYGVRYHIEDIPIQGTNSKGVKAANLKKDYIVAGLGLTSDDSILYITEKDGVKKFRNEDLPIYIRPKRGVRILPERKRGTEYIIFVFNFNSNNENIIKAIDTQDMYQEVNINKYRHIELSSVTGDFDVKDLAFASLSEINLVKPNDMPPGALNADDDAEGYVSKEEIRARQEANKGKVSAKVLVSKSVKEESEKRIQSLTGGLSDLLGDISSVLGSPSKPKPKKEIKDEFQLDLSDLLEE, encoded by the coding sequence ATGGCAAAAAAAATAGATAACTCAAATATTGAAGCTGAAAAAGGAATAATTAGTTATGCTTTAGAAGATTTAATGGGTGAACGTTTTGGTAGATATGCTAAATACATTATTCAAGAACGTGCATTACCAGATGCTAGAGATGGTTTAAAACCAGTACAAAGACGTATTCTATATGCAATGAATGAGTTAAACCTAACTTTTGATAAACCATATAAAAAATCAGCGAGAATTGTTGGGGAAGTTATTGGTAAATACCACCCACACGGTGATACTTCAATTTATGATGCAATGGTACGTATGAGTCAATGATGAAAATTGGAAATGCCACTAATTGATATGCAAGGTAATAACGGATCAATTGATGGTGATAGTGCTGCTGCGATGCGTTATACTGAAACACGTTTAGCTAAAATCAGTGATTTAATGTTAGATGACATAAACAAAAATACTGTTAAGTTTGCACCTAACTTTGATGATAGTGAAAAAGAACCAACTGTTTTACCAAGTTATTTTCCAAATATTCTAGTTAATGGATCAACAGGGATTGCTGCTGGATATGCTACTAATATGCCTCCACACAATCTTGGTGAAATTATTGATGCAACAATTAAATTAATCAGAACTCCAAATATCAGAATTGATACAATTTTAGAAATTGTTAAAGGACCAGATTTTCCAACTGGGGGAATTGTACAAGGTCGTAATGGAATCAAAGATGCCTTTATGACTGGTAAAGGAAAAGTGATTGTTAGTTCAAAATGACATGAAGAAAATAATAACATTATTATTGATGAAATTCCTTATGAAGTAGTTAAACAAGATTTAGTTAAAAAAATTGGAGATGTCATTGATGCTAACCCAGGATTAGGAATTTTAGAAGTAAGAGATGAAACTGATCGTAATGGATTAAGAATTGCAATTGATTTAAGTGATAAAGCTAATTTAGACACTGTAAGAAAATTCTTATTCAAATTAACTCCATTAAGTATTTCATATAACTATAACAATGTTGCAATCGTTAATTTACAACCTAAACAATTAGGAATTATTGATTTAATTCTTGCTTATATTGCTCACTATAAAGAAGTGTTTACATTTAGAACTCAATTTGATTTAAATAAGGCTGAAAAACGTTTAGAAATTATTTTAGGTTTAATTAAAGCAATGAGCATTTTAGACAAAGTAATCGCTGTCATTAGAAGTTCAACAAATAGAACTGATTCGATTGAAAACTTAATTACTAAATTTGTATTTTCTCAGCCTCAAGCAGCAGCGATTGTTGATATGAGACTATACCGTTTAACTTCAACTGATGTGGTTAAACTGCAAAGTGAAAAAGATGAGTTAGATGTTAATATCGCTAACTTAAAAGCAATCTTAAATAGTGAAGAAGTTTTAGATAATGAAATTATTAATCGTTTGAAAGAAGTTAAAAAACAATTCCCAACACCAAGAAGATCAGTTGTTGAAGATACAGTTGAAAATCTAGATGTTGAACAAAAAGAAGTTTTAGTTGAAAAAGAATTTAATTTATGAATTTCAAAAGATGGATATCTAAAAGCTATTGAATCAAAAATTATTAATAAAAATGATTCATCAGCATTTGGTAGAAAACCAAATGATATGTGAATTGGAGCTGGAGAAGTTAATAACTTACAACACTTAATCTTAATTACTAATAAAGGAACATACTATTCAATTCCTTTATACAAATTACCAATGAGTAAATGAAGAGACATTGGAGTGCATGTTAATACAATTGCTACTATGGTTCCAAGTGAAACTATTGTTAGTGCATTTGTGGTTAAAGAATTTTCTGAAGCATTACAACAAATTTTAATTACAAGTAAAAATGGAAGTATTAAACGTATTCCTGTTAAGGATTTAGAAACAAAAATCTTTACTCGTGCATTTAGAATTATGAAATTAGATGCAAGTGATGAAATTGTAAGTGCTAATTTAATTACTTCAAAAACTCGTACTTGTGGAATCATTACAAGAAATGGTTATGGAGTAAGATATCATATTGAAGATATTCCAATTCAAGGAACTAATTCAAAAGGAGTTAAAGCAGCTAATTTAAAAAAAGATTACATTGTAGCTGGTTTAGGATTAACAAGTGATGATTCAATTCTTTATATAACTGAAAAAGATGGTGTTAAAAAATTCAGAAATGAAGATTTACCAATCTATATTCGCCCAAAACGTGGAGTAAGAATTTTACCAGAACGTAAACGTGGAACTGAATACATTATATTTGTTTTTAACTTTAATTCAAATAATGAAAACATTATTAAAGCAATTGACACACAAGATATGTATCAAGAAGTTAACATCAATAAATATCGTCACATTGAATTATCAAGTGTAACTGGTGATTTTGATGTAAAAGACTTAGCATTTGCAAGTTTAAGTGAAATTAATTTAGTTAAACCAAATGATATGCCACCAGGTGCTTTAAATGCTGATGATGATGCTGAAGGTTATGTATCTAAAGAAGAAATCAGAGCACGCCAAGAAGCTAATAAAGGTAAAGTATCAGCTAAAGTTTTGGTAAGTAAATCAGTTAAAGAAGAAAGTGAAAAACGGATTCAATCATTAACTGGTGGTTTAAGTGATTTATTAGGAGATATTTCTTCAGTATTAGGATCACCAAGTAAACCAAAACCTAAAAAAGAAATAAAAGATGAATTTCAATTAGATTTAAGTGATTTATTGGAGGAATAA
- a CDS encoding DEAD/DEAH box helicase family protein, producing MKEKLFTNKDEQKLLEEINNEILTSNEVYLIYPFISKSILNKIAPTFEYCYQNNIKIKIISTTFDDLAQFNNLNELRILSEKYPNIKIKIEDNLERNSERIHIKASIFKRNNELSTAILGSSNLTVKGMISGREWNIKITEKNNKDLIEKMINEFDNLWTEEFIDFSDQFERELLIQKIKENQHSLTQTKLELLSNNLTKKYLYKFQKEIIDKLSYRRYTNKNKNLLIMATGTGKTLVSAFDYKRQIEQAKKNLKILFLAHQREIIDQAIKTYRHVLENNQFGEVMYDGSITSDKPTHLFATIQTLSTRLNNFKPNDFDIIVFDEAHHIAANTFDKVFNYFKPQQILGLTATPEREDNKDIKTYFDDEYATELRLWDAIDQKLLCPFDYYCIDDTNTNLQGVNLNSNKDIFKVVNTDLRNELLYKTIEKYLGVYARPTALIFCVTVEHAINIANYLKAKNLKAEALTSQNTKDRKRILHEFSTGRINYLCVVNIFNEGIDIPEINTIILLRPTSSKTVYLQQLGRGLRKTELKNKLEVYDLISNIDNKYDITLGIRNLFSPTIKSSKAISAKEGLPYNCTINLEKHTEELIINSLKKWYINKNSMKSYIIEYYEKYQDNALNQILKDYELTILDFYNNLDDLFIPIAKQIKQYKPNENDTNRNKTILKQFLFLNNYKIVKYFYKRLSMQLSKDEINLDLDNLLITSCLYELTSMEKFLDLYPDYLAINDLVEHFIKHNQVIAEELRMILKYKLENETLIFENEIEPLLCINATYTVKQVLSIVNRTNFLHYRTDLKVLTFQAGYLTFNNSKQIILADENSENYGKKTKYDEESKLFYWSLPEKMTIKNKIIKDFENEQIKKYLFIHDNQNYDKKNLFLKLYKFTGIGEFEKMITEDFLTVKFRLK from the coding sequence ATGAAAGAAAAACTATTTACAAATAAAGATGAGCAAAAACTCTTAGAAGAAATAAACAACGAAATATTAACTTCTAATGAAGTTTATTTGATTTATCCCTTTATTTCCAAAAGTATTTTGAATAAAATAGCTCCTACCTTTGAATATTGTTATCAAAATAATATAAAGATTAAAATAATTTCTACAACTTTTGATGATTTAGCACAATTTAATAATTTAAATGAACTTAGAATTCTTTCTGAGAAGTATCCTAACATTAAAATTAAAATTGAAGATAATTTAGAAAGAAATAGTGAAAGAATTCATATTAAAGCTTCAATCTTTAAACGCAATAATGAATTATCAACTGCCATTTTAGGTTCTTCTAATTTAACTGTTAAAGGAATGATTTCAGGAAGAGAATGAAATATTAAAATAACTGAAAAAAATAATAAAGATTTAATTGAAAAAATGATTAATGAATTTGATAATCTATGAACTGAAGAATTTATTGATTTTTCAGATCAATTTGAAAGAGAATTATTAATCCAAAAGATTAAAGAAAATCAACATTCTTTAACTCAAACTAAACTTGAATTATTAAGTAATAATTTAACTAAAAAATATTTATATAAATTTCAAAAAGAGATTATTGATAAGTTAAGTTATCGTAGATATACTAACAAAAATAAAAACTTATTAATTATGGCCACAGGGACAGGAAAAACATTAGTTTCCGCATTTGATTACAAAAGACAGATAGAACAAGCAAAAAAGAACCTTAAAATCTTATTTTTAGCACATCAGAGAGAAATAATTGACCAAGCAATCAAAACTTATCGACATGTATTAGAGAATAATCAATTTGGAGAAGTTATGTATGACGGAAGTATCACAAGTGATAAACCAACACATTTATTTGCAACAATTCAAACATTGTCTACAAGACTTAATAATTTCAAACCAAATGATTTTGATATTATTGTATTTGATGAAGCACATCATATTGCAGCAAATACTTTTGATAAAGTTTTTAACTATTTTAAACCACAACAAATCTTAGGCTTAACAGCAACTCCAGAACGAGAAGATAACAAAGATATTAAAACCTATTTTGATGATGAATATGCCACTGAATTAAGATTATGAGATGCAATTGATCAAAAACTATTATGCCCATTTGATTATTACTGTATTGATGATACAAATACTAATTTACAAGGCGTTAATTTAAACTCTAATAAAGACATTTTTAAAGTTGTTAATACTGATTTAAGAAATGAGTTGTTATATAAAACAATTGAAAAATATTTAGGTGTTTATGCAAGACCAACAGCATTAATCTTTTGTGTAACTGTTGAACATGCTATTAACATTGCTAATTATTTAAAAGCTAAAAACTTAAAAGCAGAAGCTTTAACGTCACAAAACACCAAAGATCGTAAAAGAATCTTACATGAATTTAGTACAGGTAGAATCAATTACTTATGTGTAGTTAATATCTTTAATGAAGGAATAGATATTCCTGAAATCAATACCATTATTTTATTAAGACCAACTAGTTCAAAAACAGTTTATCTACAACAATTAGGTAGAGGATTAAGAAAAACAGAACTAAAAAATAAACTAGAAGTTTATGATTTAATTTCAAACATTGATAATAAGTATGATATTACTCTAGGAATTAGAAATCTATTTAGTCCAACAATTAAAAGTAGTAAAGCAATTAGTGCAAAAGAAGGATTACCATATAATTGTACAATTAACTTAGAAAAACATACAGAAGAATTAATTATTAATAGTTTAAAAAAATGATATATTAATAAAAATTCAATGAAAAGTTATATTATTGAATATTATGAAAAATATCAAGATAATGCACTTAATCAAATTTTAAAAGATTATGAATTAACAATTTTAGATTTTTATAATAATTTAGATGATCTGTTTATTCCAATAGCTAAACAAATTAAACAATATAAACCAAATGAAAATGATACAAACCGTAACAAAACTATCTTAAAGCAATTTTTATTTTTAAATAACTATAAAATAGTTAAGTATTTTTATAAACGTTTATCAATGCAATTATCAAAAGATGAAATTAATCTAGATTTAGATAATTTATTAATAACATCATGTTTATATGAATTGACAAGTATGGAAAAATTCTTAGATTTATATCCTGATTATTTAGCAATTAATGATTTAGTTGAACATTTTATTAAACATAATCAAGTAATCGCTGAAGAATTACGTATGATTTTAAAATACAAATTAGAAAATGAAACTTTAATCTTTGAAAATGAAATAGAACCATTATTATGTATTAATGCTACTTATACAGTTAAACAAGTATTATCAATAGTTAATCGTACAAATTTTTTACATTATCGTACTGATTTAAAGGTATTAACATTTCAAGCAGGTTATTTAACATTTAATAATTCTAAGCAAATTATCTTAGCTGATGAGAATAGCGAAAACTATGGTAAGAAAACTAAATATGATGAAGAAAGTAAATTATTTTATTGATCATTACCTGAAAAAATGACAATTAAAAACAAAATTATTAAAGATTTTGAAAATGAACAAATTAAGAAATACTTATTTATTCATGATAATCAAAACTATGATAAAAAGAACTTATTCTTAAAATTATATAAGTTCACAGGTATTGGGGAATTTGAAAAAATGATAACTGAAGATTTCCTAACTGTAAAATTTAGGTTAAAATAA
- a CDS encoding PadR family transcriptional regulator has translation MKKENLGDACIEFSFKKKLLAYELNKKLNQVVETNESTTYAIFKKVVDKGFCEHYFEESSSGPTRKCYKITDLGRKQLHLLKIAWSEISEKVNSLIYDN, from the coding sequence ATTAAAAAAGAGAATCTTGGAGATGCTTGTATTGAATTTTCTTTTAAAAAGAAACTTTTAGCATATGAATTAAATAAAAAATTAAATCAAGTAGTTGAAACTAATGAGTCTACTACATATGCAATATTTAAAAAGGTTGTCGACAAAGGTTTTTGTGAACATTATTTTGAAGAGTCTTCTTCTGGACCAACGCGTAAGTGTTATAAAATTACTGATTTAGGTCGTAAACAATTACATTTGTTAAAGATTGCATGATCAGAAATTTCTGAAAAAGTTAATTCATTAATATATGACAATTAA
- a CDS encoding DUF1700 domain-containing protein encodes MKNYKDIWDEELSQGKSVNEILLGLRPVEKIAKELYEEFGVIKNAKGYVTKIKIVNSKTDATNWAFSSVNNFFAKLLGITYSILAILLSLTFFLSFVAAIILIPVAIVLAFINYEFLVILALAIGVMGIGIVIAIFFFFLSSISYNTVKVIFSGWFVKKRIETIDKPKRKMKTRLMLIMIIICGALGGVGAITSTVGTNSIYGSVLSDKYLI; translated from the coding sequence TTGAAAAATTATAAAGATATATGAGATGAAGAACTTTCTCAAGGAAAATCAGTTAACGAGATTTTATTAGGTCTAAGACCTGTTGAGAAAATTGCTAAAGAACTATATGAAGAATTTGGTGTAATCAAAAATGCTAAAGGTTATGTTACTAAAATTAAAATTGTAAATAGTAAAACTGATGCAACTAATTGAGCATTTAGTTCAGTAAATAATTTCTTTGCTAAATTACTTGGAATAACTTATTCAATATTAGCAATTTTATTATCACTTACATTTTTCTTAAGTTTTGTAGCTGCTATTATATTAATTCCAGTTGCAATAGTATTAGCATTTATAAATTATGAATTCTTAGTGATATTAGCACTTGCGATTGGGGTCATGGGTATTGGAATTGTTATTGCAATATTCTTCTTTTTTCTAAGTAGCATATCATATAATACTGTTAAAGTAATTTTTAGTGGTTGATTTGTTAAAAAACGCATTGAAACTATTGATAAACCTAAAAGAAAAATGAAAACTAGATTAATGCTAATAATGATTATTATTTGTGGAGCTTTAGGTGGAGTTGGTGCAATAACATCAACTGTTGGAACAAACTCAATTTATGGTTCTGTGCTTTCAGATAAATATTTGATTTAG